A portion of the Gigantopelta aegis isolate Gae_Host chromosome 10, Gae_host_genome, whole genome shotgun sequence genome contains these proteins:
- the LOC121383211 gene encoding xaa-Pro aminopeptidase 1-like, with protein sequence MSVKNSSHVLSQLRALMKNMAYVTEPLQAYIIPTGDYHQSEYVAPCDHRRAFVSGFTGSAGTAVITDKKAALWTDGRYYLQAEKQLDNNWILMKDGLTDTPTQAAWLSKILPVASKVGVDPFLLSVERWKPLAKELKSNGHVLIPVTENLVDLMWKDRPEPPNNPLIVLSQKYTGLSWQDKVKKVRDKMHTKDVGAIVITALDEVAWLFNLRGSDIEYNPVFYAYAMVTFDGVYLFIDESKLDNSVNSHLCVGATLSTDSEITVEIHPYEDVNSFITCHAEVTDRKIWISEKSSYGITNLIPKPVRLTQTSAVAVLKCVKNETEIKGAKKAHVKDAVAMCEFMHWLENEVPKGTVTEISAADKVAKLRSQQDEFMSLSFDTISSIGADAAIIHYKPTPESDKPITTDQIYLCDSGAQYKDGTTDITRTIHLGTPSKYEQECFTRVLKGHIKLSTTVFPNGIKGHNLDSLARTALWDVGLEYLHGTGHGVGSFLNVHEGPCGISPKVSAGEIPLEAGMILSDEPGYYENEKFGVRIENCVLVVKTETKYNFQKRGFLTFEPLTLVPMQTKMIDPSLLTQQEIDWLNDYHDTCLQLVGEELKSQGKTQVLKWLKANTQSLG encoded by the exons ATGTCGGTGAAAAATTCAAGTCACGTTTTGAGTCAACTACGGGCACTGATGAAGAACATGGCCTATGTGACAGAACCACTACAGGCCTACATTATACCGACTGGAGACTACCACCAG AGTGAATATGTTGCCCCCTGTGACCATCGACGAGCCTTTGTGTCGGGATTTACTGGGTCAGCAG GTACGGCTGTGATAACAGACAAAAAGGCGGCTCTGTGGACAGATGGACGGTATTACTTACAGGCAGAAAAACAGCTGGATAATAACTGGATTCTTATGAAGGATG GACTAACAGATACACCCACACAAGCTGCATGGCTTAGTAAG ATTCTGCCTGTTGCCAGTAAAGTGGGCGTTGATCCATTTCTACTTTCTGTCG AGAGATGGAAACCATTAGCCAAAGAGTTGAAATCAAATGGACATGTCCTGATACCAGTGACAGAAAACTTGGTAGACCTGATGTGGAAGGATCGGCCGGAACCTCCAAATAATCCACTTATTGTTCTATCACAAAAATATACAG gaCTGAGCTGGCAGGACAAAGTGAAGAAAGTGCGAGACAAGATGCACACAAAGGACGTGGGGGCCATCGTTATTACAGCCCTCGACGAGGTGGCCT GGTTATTCAACCTCCGAGGGTCTGACATTGAGTACAACCCAGTCTTCTATGCGTACGCTATGGTTACGTTTGATGGAGTTTA cttGTTCATTGATGAGAGTAAGCTGGATAACAGTGTGAACAGCCATCTGTGTGTTGGTGCAACGTTATCCACAGACAGTGAAATCACTGTGGAGATCCACCCATACGAAGACGTCAACAGTTTCATCACATGTCACGCGGAAGTAACTGACAGAAAGATTTGG atcagTGAAAAATCTAGTTACGGAATTACTAATTTGATACCAAAA CCTGTCCGGTTGACTCAGACATCAGCAGTTGCTGTGCTCAAGTGTGTGAAGAATGAGACGGAGATCAAGGGAGCTAAGAAAGCTCAC gTCAAAGATGCGGTAGCGATGTGTGAGTTCATGCACTGGTTAGAGAACGAG GTGCCCAAGGGGACAGTGACTGAAATTTCTGCAGCAGATAAAGTGGCTAAACTTAGGAG TCAGCAAGATGAGTTCATGAGCCTCAGCTTTGACACCATCTCCAGTATTGGGGCTGATGCTGCAATAATACATTACAA ACCAACACCCGAGAGTGACAAACCCATAACTACAGATCAGATCTACCTCTGTGACTCTGGTGCCCAGTACAA ggATGGTACTACGGACATAACAAGGACAATACATTTGGGAACTCCATCAAAATATGAACAG gaaTGCTTTACCCGTGTTTTGAAAGGCCACATCAAACTGTCAACAACAGTTTTTCCAAATGGTATCAAAG GTCACAATCTGGACTCACTGGCAAGAACTGCATTGTGGGACGTTGGTTTGGAATATCTACATGGCACTGGGCATGGTGTTGGCTCTTTTCTGAATGTCCATGAAG GTCCCTGTGGTATTAGTCCGAAGGTTTCTGCTGGTGAAATTCCACTGGAGGCAGGAATGATCTTGTCGGATG AGCCTGGCTATTACGAAAACGAAAAGTTTGGAGTGAGGATAGAGAACTGTGTTCTTGTCGTCAAAACAGAGACCAAG TATAATTTTCAAAAGCGAGGTTTTCTCACGTTTGAGCCACTAACACTCGTCCCAATGCAGACCAAGATGATAGACCCATCTTTACTAACCCAGCAAGAG ATTGACTGGTTGAACGATTATCACGACACGTGTCTGCAGCTAGTCGGTGAGGAACTGAAATCCCAGGGCAAAACCCAAGTCCTCAAGTGGCTCAAGGCTAACACACAATCACTTGGATGA
- the LOC121384181 gene encoding LOW QUALITY PROTEIN: leucine-rich repeat-containing protein 40-like (The sequence of the model RefSeq protein was modified relative to this genomic sequence to represent the inferred CDS: deleted 1 base in 1 codon), protein MDLWEVDQIVKDAAARGDKVVNLSHRGLTIMTGEIGKLKNVRKLSLNNNKLLVSPSELTMLPRLEELVLDNNQLTMLPSGIGGISTLLYLSVCHNPLGVLPAEIGSLSRLMQLWLVDCQLESLPAEVGFLTNLRKLSLRNNHLCALPKEFVNLTNITWLCLAKNNFRNLTLDLNSLSKLTYLDLNHNHFSEVPGSVLDLPALTILLMRGNQVWEVPDDVILDLARLTKFDLRDNQIIVKPDHWKGLEYILLGTSAPIRSPSPPPFISSSHRLITGDEHFTDDFPESHSSD, encoded by the exons ATGGATCTGTGGGAGGTGGACCAGATAGTAAAAGATGCAGCAGCTAGAGGTGACAAGGTTGTCAACCTCAGCCACAGGGGGCTAACAATCATGACGGGCGAGATTGGCAAACTGAAGAACGTCCGCAAGCTGTCCCTCAACAACAACAAGCTGCTGGTGTCTCCGTCGGAGCTGACCATGCTGCCGAGACTGGAGGAGCTTGTCCTCGACAACAACCAGCTGACAATGCTGCCTTCAGGCATCGGCGGCATATCAACGCTGCTGTACCTCAGTGTGTGTCACAACCCGCTGGGAGTCCTCCCAGCTGAGATTGGCTCACTCAGCAGACTGATGCAACTGTGGCTCGTCGACTGCCAGCTCGAGAGTCTTCCCGCAGAGGTCGGGTTTCTCACCAACTTGAGGAAACTCAGTCTGCGAAACAACCATCTCTGCGCATTGCCCAAAGAGTTCGTGAATCTCACCAACATCACGTGGCTGTGTCTGGCTAAGAACAATTTTCGAAATCTCACGTTAGATTTGAACAGCTTGAGCAAGCTGACCTACCTGGATTTGAACCACAATCATTTCAGTGAGGTTCCGGGGTCAGTCTTGGACCTGCCGGCGCTGACCATTCTG TTGATGAGGGGGAACCAGGTGTGGGAGGTTCCCGATGATGTCATTCTTGATCTGGCTCGCCTCACCAAATTTGATCTCCGTGACAATCAGATCATTGTCAAACCAGATCACTGGAAG ggtttggagtacATACTGTTGGGAACTTCCGCACCGATACGCAGTCCCAGTCCTCCTCcattcatttcttcatcacACAGACTGATAACTGGTGATGAACACTTCACTGATGATTTCCCAGAATCACACAGCAGTGACTGA